One part of the Streptomyces sp. NBC_00286 genome encodes these proteins:
- a CDS encoding family 78 glycoside hydrolase catalytic domain, with protein sequence MKTLTTNGRVNPMGIDAEDPVFGWQSASTRRATSQKAYEIQVGRTPGAADVWSSGKVASNRQVGVRHGGPDLKAGTRYSWRVRAWDDKGIASPWSALAHFETGLLSPGDWDGAQWITRPAAPSELDKWTDYTATVEFELDSSAFGMFLRAPDVSNGYMWQFSVTGSTPTLRLHKQVKGTYSVVQQVDLEPHGFTNASLLDGRHTVRYDVAGSTIKTTLDGQLVNTFTDSTFAKGYIGFRTHACCDERGTIHEAVVTSADGDTLLDTDFSSGRNPFTGGDITDSALVVSGTTDALYQPTARPQPLLRKDFATRTGKKVASARVYASALGLYELELNGKPVGDQVLAPGWTNYHKRIQSQTYDVTKLLASGDNTIGASLADGWWAGKVGLGWSRQYGDTPALVAKMRITYTDGSVQWIATDGSWKAADGPYVKADLQDGETYDAHLEPSGWSRPGFDDAKWEPAASLESRTALLVPQSDEPVRRTQVLRARKLTEPTPGTYVYDLGQNMVGVSRLTLTGSAGQTVKIRYAEVLNKNGTLYTDNFRSAKVTDRYTFAKNGTVTYEPTFTQHGFRYIEITGVTEPPALSAVKGVVWGSDLPSTGTLKTSDGMLNQLVSNISWSQRGNFLSIPTDTPARDERLGWTGDISLFAPTANYLVDTRAFLSHWMAEVRNSQYGNGDLPAVVPTPQGQFGESGVGWSDVMITVPYHVWRAYDDTSILRENYPAMRKFFQFVRDSAGADLLEPGRTTFFTNDWLHLDDPTEQGILGTAYYAENARMMAEVAKALGDDAAAAEYGKLSADIRDAFTKAYVAADGTVMRNSQTGYALALGMDLISDPALVEKAGEKFVAKLALTDYHLRTGFIGTPLLLPALSKIGRDDLAYKMLQHKDYPSWGYEVANGATTMWERWNSIMPDGSFGPVDMNSFNHYAYGAVGDWMFQNIGGLSAIEPGYKRSRIAPVPGGNLTEGSGSLKTVYGLLSSKWSAGSDGEFNLKVTVPVNTVAEVHVPAKTRGSVTEGGRPADAAKGVRFLRMEDGAAVFEVGSGSYSFSVRG encoded by the coding sequence GTGAAGACCCTGACCACCAACGGCCGAGTGAACCCAATGGGCATCGATGCCGAGGACCCGGTCTTCGGCTGGCAGTCGGCGTCGACCAGACGCGCGACCTCGCAGAAGGCATACGAGATCCAGGTCGGGCGCACGCCAGGGGCTGCCGATGTGTGGTCGTCCGGCAAGGTGGCGTCCAACCGCCAAGTCGGCGTGCGGCACGGCGGTCCTGACCTGAAGGCGGGCACCCGCTACTCCTGGCGCGTGCGGGCCTGGGACGACAAGGGAATCGCGAGTCCGTGGAGCGCGCTCGCGCACTTCGAGACGGGCCTGCTCAGCCCTGGCGACTGGGACGGCGCCCAGTGGATCACTCGCCCCGCCGCCCCGAGTGAGTTGGACAAGTGGACTGACTACACCGCCACGGTCGAGTTCGAGCTCGACAGCTCTGCCTTCGGGATGTTCCTGCGCGCCCCGGATGTGAGCAACGGCTACATGTGGCAGTTCAGCGTCACGGGCTCCACTCCGACGCTGAGACTCCACAAGCAGGTCAAAGGCACGTACTCCGTGGTGCAGCAGGTGGATCTCGAGCCGCACGGCTTCACCAACGCGAGCCTCCTCGACGGTCGGCACACCGTCCGCTACGACGTGGCGGGCAGCACCATCAAGACCACCCTCGACGGCCAGCTGGTCAACACCTTCACGGACTCCACGTTCGCCAAGGGCTACATCGGCTTCCGTACCCACGCATGCTGCGACGAACGGGGAACCATCCACGAAGCCGTCGTGACCAGCGCCGACGGCGACACCCTGCTCGACACCGACTTCTCGTCGGGTCGGAACCCGTTCACCGGCGGTGACATCACCGACTCCGCCCTCGTCGTGTCCGGCACCACCGACGCCCTCTACCAACCCACTGCCCGGCCGCAGCCGCTGCTGCGCAAGGACTTCGCGACCAGGACCGGCAAGAAGGTCGCCTCGGCGCGCGTCTACGCGTCTGCCCTCGGCCTGTACGAACTGGAGCTCAACGGCAAACCGGTAGGCGACCAGGTGCTCGCACCCGGCTGGACCAACTACCACAAGCGCATCCAGTCCCAGACGTACGACGTGACGAAGCTGCTCGCCAGCGGCGACAACACGATCGGCGCGTCCCTGGCCGACGGCTGGTGGGCCGGCAAGGTCGGGCTCGGCTGGAGCCGCCAGTACGGGGACACCCCCGCACTCGTGGCGAAGATGCGCATCACCTACACCGACGGATCGGTCCAGTGGATCGCCACGGACGGTTCGTGGAAGGCGGCGGACGGGCCGTATGTGAAGGCCGATCTGCAGGACGGCGAGACGTACGACGCCCATCTGGAGCCCTCGGGTTGGAGCCGGCCGGGATTCGACGACGCGAAGTGGGAGCCCGCCGCGAGCCTTGAGTCCCGTACCGCCCTCCTGGTGCCGCAGAGCGACGAGCCGGTGCGCCGGACCCAGGTGCTCAGGGCACGGAAGCTGACCGAGCCCACCCCCGGAACGTACGTCTACGACCTCGGCCAGAACATGGTCGGCGTATCGCGCCTGACCCTCACCGGCTCCGCCGGCCAGACGGTCAAGATCCGATACGCGGAGGTGCTCAACAAGAACGGCACCCTCTACACCGACAACTTCCGCAGCGCCAAGGTCACCGACCGCTACACCTTCGCCAAGAACGGAACGGTCACCTACGAACCCACCTTCACCCAGCACGGGTTCCGCTACATCGAGATCACCGGGGTGACCGAGCCGCCCGCGCTCTCCGCCGTCAAGGGCGTCGTCTGGGGATCCGACCTCCCGTCCACCGGCACGCTGAAGACCTCGGACGGCATGCTCAACCAGCTGGTCAGCAACATCTCCTGGAGCCAGCGCGGCAACTTCCTCTCCATCCCCACCGACACCCCCGCCCGTGACGAACGCCTCGGCTGGACAGGAGACATCAGCCTGTTCGCGCCGACGGCCAACTACCTGGTCGACACCCGTGCGTTCCTGTCCCACTGGATGGCGGAGGTGCGTAACTCCCAGTACGGGAACGGGGACTTGCCGGCGGTCGTGCCGACCCCTCAGGGCCAGTTCGGCGAGAGCGGTGTCGGCTGGTCCGACGTGATGATCACCGTGCCGTACCACGTGTGGCGCGCCTACGACGACACCAGCATCCTGCGCGAGAACTACCCCGCCATGCGGAAGTTCTTCCAGTTCGTGCGCGACAGCGCCGGAGCGGACCTGCTCGAGCCCGGCCGCACCACGTTCTTCACCAACGACTGGCTGCATCTGGACGACCCGACCGAGCAGGGCATCCTGGGCACCGCCTACTACGCCGAGAACGCCCGCATGATGGCCGAGGTGGCCAAGGCCCTGGGCGACGACGCGGCGGCGGCCGAGTACGGCAAGCTGTCGGCCGACATCCGCGACGCCTTCACCAAGGCGTACGTCGCAGCGGACGGCACCGTGATGCGCAACTCGCAGACCGGGTACGCGCTGGCCCTCGGCATGGACCTGATCTCGGATCCGGCACTGGTCGAGAAGGCCGGCGAGAAGTTCGTCGCCAAACTGGCCCTCACCGACTACCACTTGAGGACCGGCTTCATCGGCACACCGCTGCTGCTGCCCGCGCTGAGCAAGATCGGCCGCGACGACCTCGCGTACAAGATGCTGCAGCACAAGGACTACCCGTCGTGGGGCTACGAAGTCGCCAACGGCGCCACCACGATGTGGGAACGCTGGAACTCGATCATGCCCGACGGCAGCTTCGGCCCCGTCGACATGAACTCCTTCAACCACTATGCGTACGGCGCCGTGGGCGACTGGATGTTCCAGAACATCGGCGGCCTCTCGGCGATCGAGCCCGGCTACAAGCGCTCCCGGATCGCACCGGTGCCCGGCGGCAACCTGACGGAGGGCTCAGGAAGCCTCAAGACCGTCTACGGCCTTCTGTCGTCCAAGTGGAGCGCCGGCAGCGACGGCGAGTTCAACCTGAAGGTGACGGTGCCGGTCAACACCGTCGCGGAGGTGCACGTACCGGCGAAGACGCGTGGTTCGGTCACCGAGGGCGGCCGGCCCGCGGACGCCGCCAAGGGCGTGCGGTTCCTGCGCATGGAGGACGGGGCGGCCGTGTTCGAGGTCGGGTCGGGCTCGTACAGCTTCAGCGTTCGTGGGTAG
- a CDS encoding glycoside hydrolase family 43 protein has protein sequence MSPFLARLAAIWIAACLLFTGQALTAPQRADAADPGYLMTHFVGEGETGQQLYFSHSTDGLRWKDLNGGGMTLRSTVGTRGVRDPALVRSPGGDKYWIIATDLCIGCGQSWDDAINRGSRNLVVWESTDLVNWSAPRLLNVAGAIPDGRNAWAPEAIWNPATNDYVLYWATNVPLDGKTKHRIYYARTSDFRSITTPQIYIDRPGTQELIDTQIVEMPAGVGSHRYVRASGDGQITLEGSNSILGTWTRLGDLSGIGLTGSQVEGPMWMKFRDRNEWALYLDQYASGRGYMPVTTTNPSASGTYRLPASGGYDMGGNKKRHGSILTLTAAEESRVLARWADTPAKRLQSFNFQDRYVRHANLDVRIDQNITGPDAQFRPRPGLAGSGTVSFESVNFPGYFLRHSNYDFQLVRNDGTAQFAADATFRQVAGLADATWSSFQSYNHPDRYIRHYAYQLRLDPITTATARGDATFRATN, from the coding sequence ATGTCCCCGTTTCTCGCACGGCTGGCGGCGATTTGGATCGCCGCCTGCCTGCTCTTCACAGGCCAGGCCCTGACCGCACCACAGCGGGCCGATGCCGCCGACCCGGGCTACCTGATGACGCACTTCGTCGGTGAGGGGGAGACCGGCCAGCAGCTCTACTTCTCACACAGCACGGACGGCCTGCGCTGGAAAGACCTCAACGGCGGCGGCATGACCCTGCGTTCCACGGTGGGCACGCGTGGAGTACGCGACCCCGCACTGGTCCGCTCCCCGGGCGGCGACAAGTACTGGATCATCGCGACCGACCTGTGCATCGGCTGCGGCCAGTCGTGGGACGACGCCATCAACCGCGGCAGCCGCAACCTCGTGGTGTGGGAGTCGACCGACCTGGTCAACTGGTCCGCGCCGCGACTGCTCAACGTCGCCGGAGCCATCCCCGACGGCCGCAACGCCTGGGCGCCGGAGGCGATCTGGAACCCGGCCACCAACGACTACGTCCTGTACTGGGCGACGAACGTGCCCCTCGACGGCAAGACGAAGCACCGTATCTATTACGCCCGCACCAGCGACTTCCGCTCCATCACCACCCCGCAGATCTACATCGACCGCCCCGGCACCCAGGAACTCATCGACACCCAGATCGTCGAGATGCCGGCAGGAGTCGGCAGCCACCGCTACGTACGGGCCTCCGGCGACGGCCAGATCACCCTGGAAGGCAGCAACTCGATCCTGGGAACGTGGACGCGACTCGGCGACCTCTCCGGCATCGGACTGACCGGCTCCCAGGTCGAGGGCCCGATGTGGATGAAGTTCCGGGACCGCAACGAGTGGGCCCTGTACCTCGACCAGTACGCCTCAGGCCGCGGCTACATGCCGGTCACGACGACCAACCCGTCCGCCTCCGGCACCTACCGCCTCCCGGCGTCGGGCGGCTACGACATGGGCGGCAACAAGAAGCGCCACGGCTCGATCCTGACCCTCACGGCCGCCGAGGAGAGCCGCGTCCTTGCCCGCTGGGCCGACACCCCGGCCAAGCGGCTCCAGTCGTTCAACTTCCAGGACCGGTACGTACGGCACGCCAACCTCGACGTGCGCATCGACCAGAACATCACCGGCCCGGACGCCCAGTTCCGGCCGCGGCCCGGCCTGGCAGGCTCCGGCACCGTCTCCTTCGAGTCGGTGAACTTCCCCGGCTACTTCCTGCGCCACTCCAACTACGACTTCCAGCTGGTCCGCAACGACGGCACCGCCCAGTTCGCCGCGGACGCCACCTTCCGCCAAGTCGCCGGCCTGGCCGACGCGACCTGGTCGTCGTTCCAGTCCTACAACCACCCCGACCGCTACATCCGCCACTACGCCTACCAGCTCCGCCTCGACCCGATCACCACCGCGACAGCCCGAGGCGACGCCACCTTCCGCGCAACGAACTGA